The following are from one region of the Rhipicephalus microplus isolate Deutch F79 chromosome 1, USDA_Rmic, whole genome shotgun sequence genome:
- the LOC119179108 gene encoding uncharacterized protein LOC119179108: MTGCCVPMCTNNSRNGWKLYHFPTEPKRRLLWMVKIKRDKWQPTKSSCVCSAHFEASHFEQHRADQWIKLKPNAVPTVFPFRGLPPQRKAPKDRAGPAVLPDACQETRGDNSTAINCTPLTSAQANLNSRTDSLGAQQPQSCNSQTPDSVPHIMEREEVVISADAPDGARENKQLNKQLSDMGRKYTQLHQVHRKATSTIQALKKQVKKLETKMELFGQRLKFLNDDQLQALGRQSNKGSTWSAETIKQALQIKFSCGKTGYQTLRNLGYPLPSGKTLARRLQGLKFLPGILTEVIDVLKIKAENMQDIEKDCALFLDEMEIARGYELDRAEDVVLGGQTMPENPDEPAHHALVFMVGGLNTRWKQVIAYHFTGSHVEGSILKDYVMKIVQLCAEISLRIRVVTCDMGASNRAMWRELGFSSHRNSITVCSVPHPCLEDKELFFTADAAHVLKNVKSQLLSSEVFFLSDATVCQHNLPSKEVNVDHVRSVIKYDAERELKVAPRLSELHISRGHFTKMKVGVAVRFFREAPAAIRYLIKEDAIEPEAETTAWFLELVFNWYTLMSSRHPSVALSLRDMRRYHESIELLNSALEVFQGMKMGSKAQWKPSQAGLLITTKVVLRLQDILLRSEGYEFFLTSRILQDCLENLFSVVRIRKPVPNAYDLKCALKLVCVSQFLHAPGTSSYEVDDAKYLADMLAKGKQEHGEVEADVIDDSEILFIEELQENECNILFYIGGFLLKGMLSVVAGCGHCNSALLGSTESEHATLTILKEYRSEGGNLTYPSKDVLLTLKSCEEHFRGIISWSEGLLRLRSPLKAVTDYLNEMVRPCVKTCSEHSDAVAKLLIANYARLRLRVHLRHVSSNGVNEHGSKTCAGVSLP, encoded by the exons ATGACTGGGTGCTGCGTGCCCATGTGCACGAACAACTCCAGAAATGGTTGGAAACTCTACCATTTTCCGACAGAGCCCAAAAGAAGGCTGCTATGGATGGTGAAGATTAAGCGAGACAAGTGGCAGCCTACGAAGTCCTCGTGTGTATGCAGT GCACATTTTGAAGCAAGCCATTTCGAGCAGCACCGAGCTGACCAGTGGATAAAACTGAAGCCGAACGCTGTGCCAACGGTGTTCCCTTTCAGGG gcttgcctccacaAAGGAAGGCGCCAAAGGACAGGGCAGGACCTGCTGTGTTGCCTGATGCATGCCAAGAAACACGCGGTGACAACTCTACGGCCATTAATTGTACGCCACTCACAAGTGCACAGGCGAATTTAAATTCACGCACAGACAGTCTTGGCGCACAGCAACCGCAAAGCTGCAATTCTCAGACGCCTGATTCAGTACCGCACATTATGGAAAGGGAAGAAGTTGTGATCTCGGCCGATGCACCTGACGGGGCACGTGAAAACAAGCAGTTAAATAAGCAGCTCTCCGATATGGGCAGAAAATACACTCAGCTACATCAAGTCCATCGGAAAGCCACCTCAACCATTCAAGCActaaaaaaacaggtgaaaaaattGGAAACCAAAATGGAATTATTCGGACAGCGTTTGAAATTCCTCAATGATGACCAGCTGCAGGCTCTTGGGCGCCAGAGTAATAAGGGAAGCACTTGGTCTGCAGAAACAATCAAGCAGGCGCTTCAGATTAAGTTTTCCTGTGGAAAAACTGGTTACCAGACACTAAGAAATCTGGGCTACCCCTTGCCATCCGGAAAAACCCTTGCACGTCGCCTTCAGGGCCTCAAGTTTCTTCCCGGAATTTTGACGGAAGTCATCGATGTTCTCAAAATCAAAGCAGAGAACATGCAAGACATTGAAAAAGACTGTGCTTTGTTCTTGGATGAAATGGAGATTGCTCGCGGGTACGAGCTCGATCGCGCTGAGGATGTGGTGTTGGGGGGGCAAACTATGCCAGAAAATCCAGACGAACCTGCACATCACGCACTAGTGTTCATGGTAGGAGGCCTGAATACGAGATGGAAGCAAGTGATTGCCTACCACTTCACCGGAAGTCATGTAGAGGGTAGTATCCTCAAGGACTACGTCATGAAGATAGTGCAGCTCTGCGCGGAAATCTCTTTAAGAATCCGTGTCGTCACTTGCGACATGGGGGCTTCTAATCGGGCTATGTGGCGCGAGCTCGGATTCTCCAGCCACAGGAATTCCATTACTGTATGTTCAGTGCCTCACCCCTGTCTGGAAGacaaagaattgtttttcacagcaGATGCTGCACACGTGCTGAAGAATGTCAAGTCACAGTTGCTTTCATCGGAAGTATTCTTTCTGAGTGATGCAACAGTATGCCAGCACAATCTGCCATCAAAAGAAGTGAACGTGGACCATGTGCGCAGTGTAATTAAGTATGATGCTGAACGAGAGCTGAAAGTCGCCCCGAGGCTCTCAGAGTTACACATTTCGCGAGGCCATTTCACAAAAATGAAAGTGGGAGTTGCTGTCCGCTTCTTCAGGGAAGCTCCTGCAGCGATTCGGTACCTAATTAAAGAGGACGCGATAGAGCCGGAGGCAGAGACAACAGCTTGGTTTCTAGAATTAGTATTCAACTGGTACACGCTAATGTCTTCCCGCCACCCatcagttgctctcagccttcgaGACATGCGGAGGTACCACGAATCAATTGAGCTACTGAACTCGGCCCTCGAAGTTTTTCAAGGAATGAAGATGGGAAGCAAGGCACAGTGGAAGCCTTCGCAAGCAGGTTTACTAATAACAACAAAAGTCGTTCTTCGTCTCCAAGACATTCTCTTGCGCAGTGAAGGATACGAATTCTTCCTCACGAGCAGAATCTTGCAAGACTGCCTCGAAAATTTGTTTTCGGTGGTGCGCATCAGGAAGCCTGTTCCTAACGCATATGACTTAAAGTGTGCCCTGAAGCTTGTGTGCGTGAGTCAGTTCCTTCATGCACCCGGAACGTCAAGCTACGAAGTCGACGATGCTAAGTACCTCGCCGACATGCTTGCAAAAGGCAAACAAGAGCACGGGGAGGTGGAAGCTGATGTCATTGATGACTCGGAAATTTTGTTCattgaagaacttcaagaaaacgaATGCAACATCCTTTTCTACATCGGCGGCTTCCTTTTAAAAGGTATGCTGAGTGTTGTAGCGGGATGCGGGCATTGTAATTCTGCCTTGTTAGGCTCAACTGAAAGCGAGCACGCAACTCTGACTATTCTGAAGGAGTACAGGAGTGAAGGTGGCAACCTCACATATCCCAGCAAGGATGTTTTGCTGACACTCAAGTCGTGTGAAGAGCATTTCAGGGGCATCATAAGTTGGAGTGAGGGCTTGCTGCGCTTAAGGTCCCCGTTGAAGGCCGTGACCGATTATTTGAACGAGATGGTGCGCCCTTGCGTAAAGACTTGCTCCGAGCACAGTGACGCCGTAGCAAAACTCCTTATTGCGAATTATGCAAGACTGAGGCTTCGCGTGCATTTGCGCCACGTTAGTTCAAACGGCGTCAATGAACACGGAAGCAAGACGTGCGCTGGGGTAAGCCTTCCGTGA